TCAGCAGCTGCACCATTGCACATCAACTGCCTTCAGAAGAGGGCTGTGCTGGATACCACCCCAGCTCTTCCTGGGTTTGTCAcagagcatagaatcagccaggctggaagaaacctccaagatcatccaggccaacctatcccccagccctatccagtcaaccagaccatgacactaagtgcctcatccaggcttttcttgaacacctccagggacagtgcctccaccacctccctgggcagcccattccaatgccaatcactctctgtgaagcagTGTTGTTAAAGAGCATACAGGATGACTCTGCTGCATCTGtgctcccctccctctttcttcaGAGGAAGAAGCCCATTAAAAGCTCCATTTTTTGCTCCTTGAGTAGCAGTGGAGCCAAGGCTATAAATCTTGGTGTGGATTAGTCCTTGGAAACAAGAAGCTTTTTAGTCCTTGAATAACTTACAggctgaactagatgatctcagaggtcttttccagcctcagtgattctccCAAGAAATTTTGCCATCACCAATCCCTGTTTTCATTCTTCCCTATCCTTGGTTTGCATATTTGAAGCACACAGGTGCTCTTTGAACTGATGAGGACTCATATTCCAAACTAAAAATCTGTGAGAACAGCTGATGGCAAACTTGTGACAAACAGTAAAAATGCTTCAAAGTCTGGTGCCCAAGCCAGAGTAACCCAAACTCTTCCTCTTTAAGGACTGACCTTTGAAATGTGACCCTCAGGTAGAAACTCTACATGTTCAAACACTCAGGATCATTTGAGACAGTTCTTTGTCAGCTGCTTGGATTACACTGGAAGTTAGATCTGAGGAATGTTGCTGCCAAAaccatttgttttcatttactGTTTACCTCAAGTGCTAATTAATAACACCAAGCTGTTGACTTCCAACTGAGACAGCATTTCCTCTTCCTAGTGGTTAAAGCCAAACAGAATATTGAAGCCATTGAAGAAGTAGCAGAGCCTTCTTTGCTTCCTCAagccaagaaagcaaaacatGACAACGAATGTATTCCAGACTCAGACACTGAAAACTTCAATCCAAGAACTTCAAAGGTAAATAGTTCCTAGTGGTGGCTTTATTCTAAGATACAAAGTGCTTGCTGAGCTGATGCCTATGATGATGCAAGTGTCCAGGATCTTTCAGAGGGGGCTTCAAAACAGATACCACTTCCTGAAGCTTCTAATGACAGGAGAAGCTCTTGGAAGCTTGTTTGTGGTTTTCTGGATTCTTGTGCTGTACAAAGGAGCCTCTTGAGTCAAGTGTTTTGTCTGGGAGCATTTTGTTCATTGTGGACTCAGCtgtgagaggagagggaagtaCCTGATTTGTGAGTAATGTGTGTTGCAGGTGAAGGCCTCCAGTAAAAAAGtgcctgtgtccaggagcaAAAGAGCTCCTTCCTCAAGAGTGAAGCGCATGAGTAAAAGGTAAGAAAGGGGAGCCTGTCGCTGGAGTTGAGATGGAGAATAAATGCAGAGGGCTGATAGAGCTCTTAAAGGGAGTGGAGGCTCTCTGATGTTGTTATGCAAAATCAGTTGATCTGATAGTGAGTAAAGAGCAGACACCTTCctcccctgtgaggagcagctgtccCTAGCTCTGGGGTTCACTTTTGGTTAGTAAGCAGCTCAGTTTTTCTGTGCTGATAGCCTCGTTCAAATCTTTGCTAAGGTGTCTTTGTTCAAAGTATTGTGAACAAATgtttcacagaattgtcagtgttggaagggacctcaaagatcatccatttccaacccccctgccacaggcagggacacctcacacaggagcagcttgcacagagccccatccagcctggccttaaaaacctccagggatgtggcttctagcacacctctctgggcaacctgttccagtgtttgtttATTTCCCTTTAACAGGTCAAGCAAAAACAGTTTTGTCACTCCAGCTACTGGGAGAACAGTCGATTTCTGTGCTTGGGGAGGCACCTCCATGGTCACACCCAGATTTGATTCCAGGTTTGCATTCTCTTCAATCTCTCTTAACCTCTTGTATGGGGGAGTGCCTTGCCTGCTGCTTTAACTGTTTGCCTGTTTGCAACAGGCACTTTGAACCTGAAATGAAGGGCTTGTAGTCAGAGTGCTTTGAGCATCTGCAGTGGCATCACTTACCTGCAAgctttgtttcagtgttttcAAGACCCCAGGCCTTCGTGTGCCCACGCTGAACGAACGCGTTTACACCATCTCTGCCAACGGCAGCCCGCTCGCAGACAGCAGTGACGTCTTCATCACTGTCCCTGTTGGAGGAGGGGAGGTAAACAGGAGCTTTACTCTCAAATTGGTGCTGAATGGATAGCTGGGAACGTGTTTAGAGGCTTTACCAGCTTCAGGTCATCCACTCTggtctcttcagtggtgccgCTGTGTTATCAGGGTGTTGGTGCAGCTTGGTCCTTGCCTTGGGGGATATTTAGTCAGAAGCAGGAGCTCTTTCAAGGTCATCAAAGCAGAattgcttaggttggaaagggacctcagagatcatctactccaacctcctcagcatgagcaggagcacctctcagctagacttggctgctcaagacctcatccaacctcgcCTGTAACGCACCTCAGGGAGTAGGCATCCAtagcctccccgggcaacctattccagggtctcatcaccccttgcactgaagaacttcttcctaagacccAGTCTAAACTTGCCCTCTTTCAACTTCAAACCAGACACCTATTGccagacacccttatgaaaagtccctctccaaccttcctgtcGGATCCTTTCAGGACCTGAAAGGCAGCTGTGATGTTTTGCTGTGTGTTTAAGTGAGGTTTAAAGTAACTTCTGCTGGCAGAAGTGTTAGTGCACTGTAAGAAAGGTACAAGATGAGCTTCTAGTCAAGCTGAAAGCACTTCTCTGCCTGTGCACTTCTCTTGCTGTGCTCAGACTCAGATTTTATTTACTCTTAATTGAATCTTTCCACTGCTTCCAGCTTGgtgagagaaaagaggaaaccTAAGATTTGGTTTGGCTTATTTTTCACAGTGCCTTCGTTTAACAGCAAATGATTTGACCAGAAAGAATCTTCTCCATCTGAATCCAGAGGCCCAAGGAGTTATGAAGAAGCTCTCAGTAAGTCTTGTGTATTTTTGTCAGTCATGACCTGAAGTTGAAAGGCAGCACTGTCCCTGTCATCACTTACTGGATTGTTTAAGttcatttttcccttttttgctTGTATTTTGGTTCATGTCAGTGGTCAGGAAGTGTGAACAtgaggggtggaaggaaggcAAGTAGCTTTGTTACATCTACTTTGCCACATGCTGTGGATAACACCTGAGGTTATTGATAAGAGGTTGTTGTAAATGCTTTGAGAAATTGCATCAAACCTGAAAATGTCTTCTGCTGTCAGGCAGAAACTGAAGTGTCTGTGGCATATGTCTGAGTGCTGATtcatttccctctcttcctaGGTTCGTCTCGCACAAGCTTGCAGCGTTACAAAAAACTACAGATGAAACTTGGAATGCTGAGACCTCTCTGTAAATACAGAAAGTTACCTCGAGGACTGCTGAGACCTCTGTAAATATGGAAAGTTAACCTTGAGGACTGCTGCCTTTAGTTTTTGCTCTAAtttgtgttttccttccctCAGTTTACAGAACGGAAGTCAAGAATTAGTTTTTCTACCTATAATATGTAATGGGATTAGAATAGATTGCagcatatatatttttttttacaggaaGATAAAACTCCAACTTTTATTTCCTTCAATGGTTAGACCAAAAGCAAAAACAGCTCTCTTGGCCTGGCAGAGcatcaggctgggcagaggagtTGTTGTGGTATTTGGCAGACAATGAGAGCAGTGAACACAAGTGACTGGAGCTTGCATTTGTCTGGGTGAAGAAAGCAGCAGATCAGATTTGTGCTTCCTTCCAGGTGTGGCCTTTCTCTGCAAATGCCCTTAGAAGTTGACTGTCACAGTGCAGAACCTGAGCTACCTAAAAGCAAATTCCAGAGGCTGAATGGGAAGTGCTGTAGCTCAGGATGCTGTCATGAACAGCAATCCTGCAGCAGCCGCTGTATTTTTAACTGGCTTGCTGTAAGCAAACTTAATGCATTTTGTTCTTAAAGAAATAAAGGATCCCTCATTCCTTATAGAAGATGCAGAAGTCTTGATCTATGCCAAACTGGTGCCAATTCCACTTTAAATGTCACCCTGGGAAAGGTTGCTGTATGGATTTAAAGTGTCAGTGGGAGCACACATCTGGCTTAACACTTCCACGTGAAAtgcagcaggggcagaagcctggtctctgcttttcctccacCTGGTCTCTACTTTTCCTCCACCCACCATCCTGTTCCCAGCCTGGAGGGGCAgagccagagctgcacagagcactTGGCTCTCTGTGGGAAGCTTGCATGAAATCTTCAGCTGTAAAAGACTCACTCAAGATCCAGAGTTATTTTTTTATTGTGAATCATTGCAGTGCTACTGGATGGGAGAGGAAATTTCTCTTGTCTATTGAATGAAGGTATGGGGTCCCTCAAAAGCCTGGGCAGCTTTGGTTCCTGAAGCATTACCTGGGGTGGACCAGAGTCAGATGTGTAACATGGCAtctgcaggagccaggctgaaAACCCTTCCTCTGTTTCACCAGGAAGCCAACATGAGAACACTGTACCTGGCATGTCAAAAGAGCAGTTGGAGTAAAGAATTTTACTCTCTACCTTGGTCTAAGAATTCTTTTCTAAAGTGAAGGCAGTTTCCTTGTTGGCTGGCACAATATCCTTTCCAAAGGTACCTTTTTTCCACTGATTTAAGCaagaggccacaccttgagtactgtgtccaattctgggctcctcaattcaagagagatgttgaggtgctggaaggtgtccagggaagggcaataatgatggtgagaggcctggaacacaaggcctatgaggagaggctgagggaactaggggtgtgcagcctgcagaagaggaggctcagggcacagctcattgctgtctacaactacctgaagggaggctgtagccaggtggggttgggctcttctgccaagcaaccagcaacagaacaagaggacacagcatcaagttgtgctgggggaagtatcaactggatgttaggaggaagttgttgtcagagagagtgattggcattggaatgggctgcccagggaggtggtggagtggctgtggctggaggtgttgcagccaagcctggctggggcacttagtgccatggtctggttgattgtccagggctgggtgctaggttggactggatgagcttggagccctcttccaacctgcttgattataAGAATGTTGAGAGTGGGAATTTTTTGATGCTTGGAAAAGTTCTGCTTTTGGGAAAAgccaaggctgcagcacagctgagaagagagagggggagaagctGCTCTCAGAGCTGTAACCTGTGCTTTGGTGTCGTGGCTTGTAAAACAGCATGAGCATGGATTTCCTTTAGGAGGCAAGAGGGGCACGGGAATATTCTTGGAAGTCACCGAGAGGATTTGGCAGCTTCCAAGTCCTAACTGCAGGTGGCAATGTTGTAAACTACTAAGCTGCAAGCTCTGCTGTCTGTTGAATTCTGTTAACGTATTAATTAAGCAGGGGGGAGAGACACAACCAACCAATTAGTGAAGCTGTAAATAAGGCTGTAACACACTTGCTTTGATACAGATGTGAGTCAAGattaaaaatgtctttgctgggAAGAAACTGGAGTGCTCAGTTGAGCTGAGAGAATTCTGTTGATTGCTGTCTGCTCTTAAAAGCTCCAGTCAATCTTCAGAGTCCTGTGCTGTGTTCCACTGTCAGCTATTTGGGTCTCCTTTAACGCTGAGAAAAGGACTGTTGGTAAATCCAGCAATTCTAGGCAGTGGTTCTGTTCCTGATGAATCTGGAGGGGcaaggagaggcagagatgctttGGCTCCTTCAGATGAGAAAACCTTGTgtcatggaattgtagaatggtctgggctggaagagacctccgaagtcatccagtccaacctccccctgcagtcagcaggaacatcctcaactagaccaggctgccagtgtcatggaatcacagaaccttagaggctggaagggagggacctccagagatcgagtccaacctccctgccaaaagcaggatcactcaggctAATTTGcacgggaatgcatccaggcaggttttgaaggtctccagagaaggaaactccacaaagGAAACTCCTGCAGAGTCCCTTCAGGCCTGCCCAGATCCCTGGCAGCCATATCCTCACTCCTAGCTCTAGGTGCCTGTGCCATATCTTCCTGACTCCTGGAGGCTGGATATTTGTGCCTTACTGAGCTTACCACTTCATACCTAACAGCAAAACACTGCTTGCAAAACAGCGTTTAGCACCTGGAAGTCTGGAGGAAGCAGaagctgatcttggaggtctcttccaacctggttgattctatgaacctggtGGGGTCACAGCTGCATTTTAGTTTGGGTTCTCTGCTGGGTTTCCTGGGGTGGAGGCAGACACAGTTCCAAGTCCTCTGCAGCGGTGGCACAGGAAGCACAGCATCCCCTGCGCAGCGCAACCAGCAACACTCTTCCCATTCCAGCTTCCCTCTCCAATTGTCAAGGTGAGTTAATTGTGTCTGACATGAATTAAAGCATTCTGGCAGCTAATAGCTGAACAGATTCATCACCTCAATCCATGcagcatgctgctgcctgcactgtgtgctgctctagAAAGGTGAGCAAGCAGCAGttcatttctgtgtttcattgCTCGTGTGAAGTGTTGGCATCACTTTGGCCTTTTTGCACCCTGCATGGCAGCAGCATTTTGTTGGACAAAGCAGAAAGTCCTCAGTTCAAGTACAGGGGTACACAGGGGAGCAGGCTGACCTCTCTGTAGAGCTGGGAAAGGATTTGTGTCTCTATTTCCTGTGCTAGCTTGGCTGTAGTCTGAACTGCTCCTTAAATGGAGTGATGGGAAATAAAAAGCAAGGCAGGAGACAACTCTTCCCTCGGGCTGGGAGAGGCTGCATCCATCAtggacagagcagctcagcctaCAGAGTCTGACATTGCCTTGtgtcagctgagctgctgccaggtctGAAGTGCTGTGGGCATTACTTCAGGGATTGTCCTCTGAACAGAAGCAGGCTGAGGGGGAGGAGTGGATGACACTGAGATGCCTTCTCCAAATACAGCTCTCACACAAGCTCTTCCCAAGAGCTGAGCTATGTGGCCCTCGAGGAGCTGTGCTTTGTGCTGTGAGGTGAGGTTCTGCAGAAGGAATTAAGCTCTCAGCGTTTTATGGCTGGGTCCTTGAGGGAAAAGTGgggtttgtgcttggaattTCAGACCTGATGAACACTGCCCAGGGCTGAGAGCTGTGGCTTCCTTGTAGGAAGATGGTTTAGGGAGTAATGGCCATGGTCTGCTGAAGGATTGCTGAGCACTGACTTTTTAAAGGTCAAACCTCCTGACCTTCAAAAGAAGTTTCCCTTGGAACAGAGCAAGCTGCAGACTGCTGGTGGGCCTTTCAGCAGCACAGACCCAGCAGGGAGCAAGCACGGAGCAGGGTTCGTCTGTGTTTCACCAGAGCTCATGCAGTGCTGGATGACCACAGCCTCCCAAGGAAGGAAGCATTCCTGCCTTCCCCGTGTGGCTCCAGACGGAGCAGCCACCCCTCCAGGCAGGAATTCCTGCACACTCTGCCCTGCATGGGTGCTCAGGAGTTTTAGGGCTTGTGCTACAGCTTTGCTCTGGGTGTGAGAACTTCAGAGTTCGACCCAACCTCCTAATGGAAATGAGAAGCTGTTAATCTAAAGAAACAATGAGCAGAATGGATCCCCAGAGGGGAACCTTCCCAGGATGTGCTGACATTGAACTCCCACAAAGGGCCTGGTAGATAATGATCCTAATAGGTGGCTCTTGCAGGCAATTTGATAGATGTGCACCATCAAGCATCGTCAGAAATAGCTCCATATTCAAAGCAGGAGTTTATCATCGTGGACACCTTGCAGGTGGTCACTGATTCAGTGACATTGTAAGAAATAAGCAGATAACTGTTCCCTGCCTGCTGATGGAAGGGCTGATAGCTTAGAACAAACCAGGGCTGCCTCTAGGCAATCCTTTCACGCAGGAGGTTTTGATTTGAAGGTGCCAGGACAGg
The sequence above is a segment of the Pogoniulus pusillus isolate bPogPus1 chromosome 37, bPogPus1.pri, whole genome shotgun sequence genome. Coding sequences within it:
- the CDCA8 gene encoding borealin, whose translation is MPAAQKKNGPSARERKLAAFLKDFDREVKSRVERVKMNGQQLIKEVENLYDMEVLRLPVAIRGINWVDHHVKGGSKKALEEAAMVDLEIREINKLTAEVIQTPLKVAKKVVKAKQNIEAIEEVAEPSLLPQAKKAKHDNECIPDSDTENFNPRTSKVKASSKKVPVSRSKRAPSSRVKRMSKRSSKNSFVTPATGRTVDFCAWGGTSMVTPRFDSSVFKTPGLRVPTLNERVYTISANGSPLADSSDVFITVPVGGGECLRLTANDLTRKNLLHLNPEAQGVMKKLSVRLAQACSVTKNYR